Proteins encoded in a region of the Suncus etruscus isolate mSunEtr1 chromosome 1, mSunEtr1.pri.cur, whole genome shotgun sequence genome:
- the IFNB1 gene encoding interferon beta — MANRYIFQITLLLCFFTTAFSMSYQLLRSRQRSSNLACQRILSELNGNLTECLQQRINSTIPEEIKQPELLQKDDVLLVISEMLRQIFGIFSRNSSCTGWNKSIIEKLFLELQQQMDYVETSLEERKKENVTSYNRTILHLKKYYLKLLKYLKANGYSNCAWLIVKTEISRNFVFLNRLINYLPN, encoded by the coding sequence ATGGCCAACAGGTATATTTTCCAAATCACTCTCCTGCTGTGTTTCTTCACCACAGCTTTTTCCATGAGCTATCAATTGCTTCGATCTCGACAAAGAAGCAGCAATTTGGCATGCCAAAGGATCCTGAGTGAGCTGAATGGGAACCTTACTGAATGCTTACAGCAGAGGATCAACAGCACCATCCCAGAGGAGATTAAACAACCTGAGCTCCTTCAAAAGGATGATGTCCTACTAGTTATCTCTGAGATGCTTCGGCAGATCTTCGGGATCTTCAGCAGAAATTCTTCTTGTACTGGCTGGAATAAGAGCATCATTGAGAAACTCTTCTTAGAACTCCAACAGCAGATGGACTATGTGGAGACCTcactggaggaaagaaaaaaggaaaatgtcacCAGCTATAATAGGACCATTctgcatctaaagaaatattactTGAAGCTCCTAAAGTACCTAAAGGCCAATGGATATAGTAATTGTGCCTGGTTAATAGTCAAAACGGAAATCTCCAGGAACTTTGTCTTCCTCAACAGACTTATCAATTACCTCCCAAACTGA